A region of Macaca thibetana thibetana isolate TM-01 chromosome 20, ASM2454274v1, whole genome shotgun sequence DNA encodes the following proteins:
- the CES4A gene encoding LOW QUALITY PROTEIN: carboxylesterase 4A (The sequence of the model RefSeq protein was modified relative to this genomic sequence to represent the inferred CDS: deleted 2 bases in 1 codon; substituted 3 bases at 3 genomic stop codons) — protein METAVRVESGVLILVACLLLACPAIATGPEVAQPEVRTTLGRVXGRQVGVKGTDRLVNVILGIPFAQPPLGPDRFSAPRPAQPWEGVRDASSAPPMCLQDVESMNNSRFILNGKQQIFSLSEDCLVLNIYSPAEATAGASRPVMVWVHGGSLITGAATSYDESALAAYGDVVVVIVQYHLGVLGFFSTGDEHAPGNQGFLDVVAALRWVQGNITPFGGDLNCVTVFGGSAGGSIVSGLVLSPVAAGLFHRAITQSGVITSQGIIESHPGPXLSLANKVAHLAGYNQNSTQILVNCLRALSGAKVMCVSNKMRFLQLNFQRDPEEIIWSMSPVEDGVVIPDDSLVLLTQGQVLSVPYLLGVNNLEFNWLLPYIMKFPLNRQAMRKETITKMLWSTRSLQNITKEQVPLRYLEEYLDNVNEHNWKMLRNCMMDIVQDATFVYAMLQTVHYHXEIPMMEICPAGHATTRMKSTCSWILP, from the exons ATGGAGACAGCAGTGAGAGTGGAGTCTGGGGTCCTTATCCTGGTGGCCTGTCTGCTCCTGGCATGCCCTGCCATAGCCACTG GGCCCGAAGTTGCTCAGCCTGAGGTACGTACCACCCTGGGTCGTGTGTGAGGCCGGCAGGTGGGCGTGAAGGGCACAGACCGCCTTGTGAATGTCATCCTGGGCATTCCATTTGCCCAGCCACCACTGGGGCCTGACCGGTTCTCAGCCCCACGCCCAGCACAGCCCTGGGAGGGTGTGCGGGATGCCAGCAGTGCGCCCCCTAT GTGCCTACAAGACGTGGAGAGCATGAACAACAGCAGATTTATCCTCAATGGAAAACAGCAGATCTTCTCTCTTTCAGAGGACTGCCTGGTCCTCAACATCTATAGCCCAGCTGAGGCCACCGCAGGGGCCAGTAGGCCG GTCATGGTATGGGTCCATGGAGGCTCTCTGATAACTGGCGCTGCCACCTCCTATGATGAATCAGCCCTGGCTGCCTATGGGGACGTGGTCGTGGTTATAGTCCAGTACCACCTTGGGGTCCTTGGCTTCTTCAG CACTGGAGATGAGCATGCACCTGGCAACCAGGGCTTCCTAGATGTGGTAGCTGCTCTGCGCTGGGTGCAAGGAAACATCACTCCCTTTGGGGGTGACCTCAACTGTGTCACCGTCTTTGGTGGATCTGCTGGTGGAAGCATTGTCTCTGGCCTG GTCCTGTCCCCAGTGGCTGCAGGGCTGTTCCACAGAGCCATCACACAGAGTGGGGTCATCACCAGCCAAGGGATCATCGAGTCTCACCCCGGCCCCTAGCTCAG cctggccaac AAGGTTGCCCACCTGGCTGGATACAACCAGAACAGCACACAGATCCTGGTAAACTGCCTGAGGGCACTTTCAGGGGCCAAGGTGATGTGTGTGTCCAACAAGATG AGATTCCTCCAACTGAACTTCCAGAGAGACCCTGAAGAG ATTATCTGGTCCATGAGCCCTGTGGAGGATGGTGTGGTGATCCCAGATGACTCTCTGGTGCTCCTGACCCAGGGGCAGGTTTTATCTGTGCCCTACCTTCTAGGTGTCAACAACCTGGAGTTCAACTGGCTCTTGCCTTAT ATCATGAAGTTCCCGCTAAACCGGCAGGCGATGAGAAAGGAAACCATCACTAAGATGCTCTGGAGTACCCGCAGCCT CCAGAATATCACCAAGGAGCAGGTACCACTT AGGTACCTGGAGGAGTACCTAGACAATGTCAATGAGCATAACTGGAAGATGCTACGAAACTGTATGATGGACATAGTTCAAGATGCCACTTTCGTGTACGCCATGCTGCAGACTGTTCACTACCACTGAG AAATCCCAATGATGGAAATCTGCCCTGCTGGCCACGCTACAACAAGGATGAAAAGTACCTGCAGCTGGATTTTACCATGA